TTTCAGGTACCGCCGTCACCGTGTTTCTGGCGATCCGGCTGACGGTGGCAAACAGCTTCAATGCGTTTGGCATTCTACACCCGGATATTCTGCGGGATCAGTGACATTGGCGGAGGCAGCCGGTCAATCCAGATGAATCACCACGGAAAAACAGGAGAAAAAAGCCCACACCGGATCACCCTGCCGGATACGGGACAGCCAGGTACCGCTGGATGACATCACCGCACAAATATGGGTCGTATCCGAGACTTTGACAATACATTCCGTATTGATTTTTCCCCGGGTGATCCGGGTCACGGTCCCCTTGAACCGGTTTTCCGCACTGCCTTTGAAAACGGATGTTCCGTCCTGGAGCATCACCATGGGGGCCTTGACTTCGGCGACAATCCATTTGCCCGGGGCCAGTCCCAGTTGGAACACACTGTCATTGGTGATCACCGTCACCACCGGGTGGCCGTCCATGGTGATCATCTCCACCCGGGTCTGGATGTCCCCTGTGACGATATCGGTCACCTTGCAGAAAAAAGCGTTCCTGGCACTGGTTTTGCGGCCGGACTCCTTTTCCATGAACCGCCGGACAATGTCCTGAATTTCGGATTCTGAAAATGTGACATAGGATGATGTCAGGCCGGCAGAGGTGTGTCCCATGATTTTCTGGACCGCCGGCAGGGGCAGATTCCCCTGCATCAATTCAACGGCCCTGGCCCTGCGGATCGCTTCCGGGCCGCCCAGTTCCTTGGCAAACCCGCAGGCAGCGGCCCGTTCATAGAATTTGCGGCGCACAAACCCGGGGTCCAGGTCAGGCATCCGGCCCTGTTTTTCTTCGAACTGCGGCGTTTGGACCAGTTTCAGGATCTCATGGCACAGGCTCTCCGACAGATGGACCGTCCTGGATTTTGAACCGGTTTCAGACCCGGTGCTGCCAAAGGTCACCGCATGATGTTCTGTGTCGATGTCTGTCAAGGGGTTGACCCCCAGCACCTCATTCAGCTTGGCGCCGGTATACCGGATCAACAAAAAAATGATCAGAATCCGGAGGCGGGAAAACCGCACATCGGCCCTGGGCGAATCGATCGCCCATTTTCGGAAGGCCTGTTCCAGCTGATGAAACTGAGCCGTATCCAGGCATGGGGCTGTATGATCAACGGAGATAATCCGTCCGTGATCTCTTGTGTCATCCGATACCCATTCCGGGTTATCCAGGTTTTTTTTTTGATCCGCCATTTCAGCCTTTCCGTTTTTCAAAAAGGTGCAATCCATTGATAGAACAATTCAATAAAATACTTGACGGCACTTGTCAACAATTATACTATCACGAATAGAAAATTTTACGTGACTATATAGGGGGAATGATCATGTCTGACCGATTCAAATTTGACAGAATGGAACTGGCCGGTTCCCTGGGGGATCTGGGGGCACTGCTGCCGATAGCCATCGCCATGGTGCTGTTCAATGGTCTCAGCCCGGTGGGGTTGTTTCTCAGCATCGGGGTGTTCTACATCCTGTCAGGGACATATTTCGGCATGACCGTGCCGGTCCAGCCCATGAAGGTCATCGGGGCCTATGCCATTGCCACGGCCATGACCGCCGAGCAGATCCTGGCATCCGGATTTCTCATGGGAGTGTTTCTGCTGATCGTGGGCATGACCGGGG
Above is a window of Desulfotignum balticum DSM 7044 DNA encoding:
- a CDS encoding TOBE domain-containing protein codes for the protein MADQKKNLDNPEWVSDDTRDHGRIISVDHTAPCLDTAQFHQLEQAFRKWAIDSPRADVRFSRLRILIIFLLIRYTGAKLNEVLGVNPLTDIDTEHHAVTFGSTGSETGSKSRTVHLSESLCHEILKLVQTPQFEEKQGRMPDLDPGFVRRKFYERAAACGFAKELGGPEAIRRARAVELMQGNLPLPAVQKIMGHTSAGLTSSYVTFSESEIQDIVRRFMEKESGRKTSARNAFFCKVTDIVTGDIQTRVEMITMDGHPVVTVITNDSVFQLGLAPGKWIVAEVKAPMVMLQDGTSVFKGSAENRFKGTVTRITRGKINTECIVKVSDTTHICAVMSSSGTWLSRIRQGDPVWAFFSCFSVVIHLD